AGCAGCAGGGGGTCCACAGATGGCGAACGCGTGGTTCGAGTCGGTGGCGGAGGCACAGCGGCGGGCGAAGCGCCGGCTGCCCAAGGGCGTCTACGGTGCGCTGGTCGCCGGCTCCGAACGGGGGCTCACCGCGGAGGACAACCTCGCCGCCTTCGCCGAGCTGGGCTTCGCGCCGCACACCGCCGGGCTGAGCAACGACAAGCAGATGGCCACCCGCGTCATGGGGCAGGACGTCGCGCTGCCGGTGCTGATCAGCCCGACCGGCGTCCAGGCGGTCGACCCCGACGGTGAGGTCGCCGTCGCCCGGGCCGCGGCCTCCCGCGGCACCGCCATGGGGCTGTCCTCGATGGCCAGCAAGCCGATGGAGGAGGTCATCGCGGCCAACCCGCAGACCTTCTTCCAGCTGTACTGGGTCGGTGACCGCGACCTGATGGCCGCCAAGGTCGAGCGCGCCCGCCGGGCCGGGGCCGCCGGGCTGATCGCCACCCTGGACTGGTCGTTCGCCTACGGCCGGGACTGGGGGAGCCCCTTCATCCCCGAGCGGATCGACCTCGAGGCGGTGCGCCGGTACGCGCCCCAGGTCGCGCTGAAGCCCCGCTGGCTGTGGGAGTTCGCCAAGACCAGGAAGCTGCCCGACCTCACCGTGCCGAACATGGT
The Modestobacter marinus DNA segment above includes these coding regions:
- the mftD gene encoding pre-mycofactocin synthase MftD (MftD, an enzyme found in the mycofactocin biosynthesis locus, performs an oxidative deamination of 3-amino-5-[(p-hydroxyphenyl)methyl]-4,4-dimethyl-2-pyrrolidinone (AHDP). The resulting compound, now called pre-mycofactocin (PMFT), is a biologically active redox cofactor that can oxidize the non-exchangeable NADH of TIGR03971 family SDR-type oxidoreductases.) — translated: MANAWFESVAEAQRRAKRRLPKGVYGALVAGSERGLTAEDNLAAFAELGFAPHTAGLSNDKQMATRVMGQDVALPVLISPTGVQAVDPDGEVAVARAAASRGTAMGLSSMASKPMEEVIAANPQTFFQLYWVGDRDLMAAKVERARRAGAAGLIATLDWSFAYGRDWGSPFIPERIDLEAVRRYAPQVALKPRWLWEFAKTRKLPDLTVPNMVGTPGEKAPTFFEAYGQWMQSPMPTWEDVAWLRELWGDQPFMLKGVMRVDDAKRAVDAGVTAISVSNHGGNNLDGTPAAIRALPAVAEAVGDQVEVLMDGGIRRGGDVAKALALGAKAVMIGRAYLWGLAANGEAGVGNVLDLLRDGLGSALVGLGHTSIDELSPADLVVPPHFERHLGEDGADAPEAQRSAGKGTTA